In a genomic window of Flavobacterium sp. KACC 22761:
- a CDS encoding SDR family oxidoreductase — MNKILITGGNGHLGKYIVDSLLSKGYNPSVLTTQTILSESNRVQFFTGDLVENKGLQEATEGADVIIHCASNPRNFQQTDIKGTKNLLEAIDKNATKHFIYISIVGIDKSDYPYYGAKLEVEKSIINSGIPFTILRTTQFHDFVFNLLKTLEEQNSGNEGFIEIPSGLKFQSIAVNEVADLLISLALEKPKGLLEDCGGPEVFSFEEMVASYLKINRKNRQIKLLESEDIRHKLFTTGINLCPNQKLGKQTWEEFLIQKA, encoded by the coding sequence ATGAATAAAATTTTAATTACTGGCGGAAACGGGCATTTAGGTAAATATATAGTGGATTCACTTTTATCAAAAGGATACAATCCATCTGTATTAACGACCCAAACGATTCTTTCAGAATCAAATCGGGTGCAGTTTTTTACAGGAGATTTGGTTGAAAATAAAGGCTTACAAGAAGCAACGGAAGGAGCAGATGTTATTATTCATTGTGCCAGCAATCCGAGAAATTTTCAGCAGACCGATATCAAGGGAACCAAAAATCTGCTTGAAGCTATTGATAAAAATGCAACTAAACATTTTATATACATTTCGATTGTTGGAATTGATAAAAGTGATTATCCATATTATGGGGCAAAGTTGGAAGTAGAAAAAAGTATCATAAATAGTGGCATTCCTTTTACGATCTTGCGAACAACACAGTTTCATGATTTTGTGTTCAATTTATTAAAAACGTTAGAGGAGCAAAATTCAGGTAATGAAGGATTTATTGAAATCCCATCTGGATTAAAATTTCAATCCATAGCCGTAAATGAAGTTGCTGATTTACTCATATCACTAGCTTTGGAAAAGCCAAAAGGTTTGCTAGAAGATTGTGGAGGTCCTGAAGTTTTTTCTTTTGAAGAAATGGTTGCCTCTTATCTGAAAATTAATCGAAAAAACAGACAAATAAAATTGCTAGAATCAGAAGATATCCGTCATAAATTATTTACCACGGGAATAAATTTATGTCCAAATCAAAAATTAGGAAAGCAAACGTGGGAAGAATTTTTAATTCAGAAGGCTTAA
- a CDS encoding polysaccharide deacetylase family protein has protein sequence MKLFFTKMLLFLMLLTLFSCENKKEKPKPKPYKAGVIISFDDAYVDEWYEADQALKKYSWKATFNVCRIDSIGEPQIKKLLEMQKYGHEIAGHGYHHYNAVKFTKQNGIHKYMEQEIDPMIVSMKKKSFKVTSFAYPYGERSKQLDHTLSPEFKIIRGRAFGGEIPEKQDSYFNGSKIVFAFDIDNSHVHFSIPYLLELLHYAKKNNKILLLCGHKPVKEVTENYQTKIETLEFICKYMKLNDLKFYKLSDLDDLVTQHKQQ, from the coding sequence ATGAAGCTATTTTTTACCAAAATGCTATTGTTTTTAATGCTCTTAACTTTATTTTCTTGTGAAAATAAAAAAGAAAAACCGAAACCAAAGCCTTATAAAGCTGGTGTAATTATCTCTTTTGATGATGCTTATGTTGATGAATGGTACGAAGCAGATCAAGCTTTGAAAAAATACTCCTGGAAAGCGACTTTTAATGTCTGCAGAATTGATTCTATTGGCGAGCCACAAATTAAAAAACTGCTTGAAATGCAAAAATATGGCCATGAGATTGCCGGACATGGCTATCACCATTACAATGCTGTGAAATTTACGAAGCAAAATGGAATTCATAAATACATGGAACAAGAAATCGATCCTATGATTGTTTCAATGAAAAAAAAGTCGTTTAAAGTAACCTCATTTGCCTATCCATATGGTGAAAGATCGAAACAACTTGATCATACATTGTCTCCTGAATTTAAAATCATAAGAGGAAGAGCTTTTGGAGGTGAAATTCCAGAAAAACAGGATAGTTATTTCAATGGATCAAAGATTGTATTTGCCTTTGATATTGATAATAGCCACGTTCATTTCAGCATTCCCTATCTCTTGGAATTATTACATTATGCCAAGAAAAACAACAAAATCTTGTTGCTCTGCGGTCATAAACCTGTAAAAGAAGTCACTGAAAATTATCAGACCAAAATAGAAACGCTCGAATTTATCTGCAAATACATGAAACTAAACGACCTTAAATTCTACAAACTATCTGACCTAGATGATCTTGTGACACAGCATAAGCAACAATAA
- a CDS encoding arylsulfatase: protein MKKNTLMIVLSSLVLFGFFHAEAQTKKKPNIIMVISDDTGWGDLGVYGGGEGRGMPTPNLDRMAKEGMQFWSFYGQPSCTPGRAAMLTGRIPNRSGMTTVAFQGQGGGLPKEEWTLASVLKKANYKTYFSGKWHLGEADYSMPIAHGFDKMQNVVLYHLNAYTYAFESWNPEMSPDMLALFKKVTTGVLEGEAGGKAREVSKVTEENIAELDMMMVENNLKQLDEYGKSKDPFFMCINFAKNHQPNLPSKQFVGKSPGKSKYSDAVVEMDYNVGRIMDKIRSLGIADNTIVIYTVDNGAWQDVHPDSGYTPFRGSKGTDREGGSRVPAIAWWPGQIEAGSQSHDIVGGLDLMATFASLAGVELPTKDRAGVDMVFDSYDMSNVLFKKGKPLRDRWFYFTEAELSPGAVRIGKFKAVFNTRGDNGAIAGSDAPGQQLGWRGDETYVATIPAIYNLWQDPQERYDLFMNSWTEKTWTAIIFNQAIADLMKTYAKTPPRAPQSETFTGEMQIERYRTIEQVKKMMNEKKTSLPPLSVDSK, encoded by the coding sequence ATGAAAAAGAATACATTAATGATAGTTTTAAGCAGTTTGGTTTTGTTCGGATTTTTTCATGCAGAAGCGCAAACTAAAAAGAAGCCCAATATTATAATGGTTATCTCCGATGATACAGGTTGGGGAGATTTAGGTGTTTATGGCGGAGGTGAAGGACGTGGAATGCCGACACCGAATCTTGACAGGATGGCGAAAGAAGGTATGCAGTTCTGGTCGTTCTATGGACAACCTAGTTGTACCCCTGGGAGGGCAGCAATGCTAACTGGGCGTATTCCAAATCGTAGTGGTATGACTACTGTCGCTTTTCAAGGGCAAGGTGGTGGATTGCCAAAAGAAGAATGGACTTTGGCCTCAGTACTTAAAAAAGCAAATTATAAAACTTATTTTTCAGGAAAATGGCATTTAGGCGAAGCTGATTATTCAATGCCAATTGCGCATGGTTTTGACAAAATGCAGAATGTTGTACTTTATCATTTGAATGCCTATACTTATGCTTTTGAGTCATGGAATCCAGAAATGTCTCCTGATATGCTGGCATTATTCAAAAAAGTAACTACTGGTGTTTTGGAAGGTGAAGCAGGTGGAAAAGCTCGTGAGGTCAGTAAAGTAACAGAAGAAAATATTGCCGAGCTTGATATGATGATGGTGGAGAATAACTTGAAGCAACTTGATGAATATGGTAAAAGTAAAGATCCGTTTTTTATGTGTATTAATTTTGCCAAAAACCACCAACCGAATCTGCCTTCTAAACAATTTGTTGGTAAATCTCCAGGAAAGAGCAAATACTCAGATGCTGTAGTAGAAATGGATTACAATGTAGGACGTATCATGGACAAGATTCGTTCTTTAGGAATAGCTGATAATACAATAGTCATTTATACAGTTGATAATGGCGCTTGGCAAGATGTGCATCCTGATTCTGGATATACGCCATTTAGAGGAAGCAAAGGAACAGATAGAGAAGGAGGTAGCCGAGTTCCAGCTATTGCTTGGTGGCCGGGACAAATTGAGGCTGGAAGCCAGAGCCATGATATTGTTGGAGGACTTGACTTAATGGCTACATTTGCTAGTCTTGCAGGTGTAGAACTTCCTACAAAAGATAGAGCAGGCGTAGATATGGTATTTGATAGCTATGACATGTCTAACGTTTTGTTTAAAAAAGGAAAACCGCTTCGTGACAGATGGTTTTATTTTACTGAAGCTGAATTATCACCTGGAGCTGTACGTATCGGAAAATTTAAAGCAGTTTTTAATACACGTGGCGACAATGGGGCCATCGCAGGTAGTGATGCACCTGGACAACAGCTTGGATGGAGAGGTGATGAAACCTATGTTGCTACCATACCTGCAATTTATAATCTTTGGCAAGATCCACAGGAACGTTATGATTTGTTTATGAATAGCTGGACAGAGAAAACATGGACTGCAATAATCTTTAATCAAGCGATTGCAGATTTAATGAAAACATATGCCAAAACTCCTCCAAGAGCACCGCAAAGTGAAACGTTTACTGGAGAAATGCAGATAGAACGTTATAGAACTATTGAGCAGGTGAAAAAAATGATGAATGAAAAGAAAACTAGTCTCCCTCCATTGAGCGTGGATTCAAAATAA
- the ligD gene encoding DNA ligase D, translating to MSLSKYNQKRDFKQTREPKGKIGKSANELIFVVQKHAASHLHYDFRLEINGVLKSWAVPKGPSMDPEIKRLAMMVEDHPYSYKDFEGTIPEGNYGAGNVIVWDNGTFTSDEKATDEKQMLADLKKGHISFVLKGKKLKGEFSLVKLHGKQENAWLLIKKQDKYATDSDILEKNKSVISKRTLEELEAKSEKIIATSAKKEHEKKSVKKKLEPKITKAEFIKPMLANTIKKPFDDEEWVFENKYDGYRTIAVINPNKIELFSRNQISFNANFKPIVEELKKVDHTVVLDGEIVVENDSGRADFQMLQNYLKTGIGNLKYYVFDLLNLDGNILTELSLLERKELLKILFNKYSFSNIFYSEHTFGDGIKQFKIAQQNKSEGIIAKKATSSYAVGNRSNNWLKIKLSNEEEAIIIGITEPKNSRKYFGAILLGQYKGKVLKYIGKCGTGFTESVLKELYDKLQPFFTEKSPLDEKISLRDKIQWVKPKMVCQVKYSEWTEDKHLRHPVYLGLRIDKKAEEVQSNTNNSNSTQNKNEMKDSKEHKKENDYDLKVGKRVLHLTNQNKIYYPADGITKGEIIEYYNEVAPLILPYLKNRPESLNRFPNGINAPSFYQKDIDLDKTPSWLKTQKIFSESNNENIDYLICNDKETLLYMANLGCIEMNPWNSTIKKIHNPDWLVIDLDPATKDDFDIVIKTALTVKEVMDELETECLCKTSGATGLHIYIPLGAQYDYDSIKILGELIAKETQSRIPDITTIERSIKKRNNKLYIDYLQNRRGQTLAAPYSVRPKPGATVSTPLEWNEVNEKLHPSQFTIKNVLSRFEKKGDLWQPVFSKGANIKKIIQKLEENQHHEQK from the coding sequence ATGTCACTGTCTAAATACAATCAAAAAAGAGATTTCAAACAAACACGTGAGCCAAAAGGAAAAATTGGAAAATCGGCTAACGAACTAATTTTTGTGGTTCAAAAACATGCTGCTTCACATTTGCATTACGATTTCAGACTTGAAATAAATGGTGTTCTTAAAAGCTGGGCAGTTCCAAAAGGTCCTTCAATGGATCCTGAAATTAAGCGTCTTGCGATGATGGTTGAAGATCATCCGTACAGTTACAAAGATTTTGAAGGAACAATTCCTGAAGGAAATTATGGCGCTGGAAATGTAATTGTTTGGGACAACGGGACCTTTACTTCTGACGAAAAAGCTACTGATGAAAAACAAATGCTTGCTGATCTCAAAAAAGGACATATCAGTTTTGTGCTAAAAGGAAAAAAACTCAAAGGCGAGTTTTCATTGGTAAAACTTCACGGAAAACAAGAAAATGCTTGGCTTTTGATCAAAAAACAAGACAAATATGCCACTGATTCTGATATTTTAGAAAAAAACAAATCGGTTATTTCTAAAAGAACTTTGGAAGAATTAGAAGCCAAATCTGAAAAAATAATTGCTACTTCAGCAAAAAAAGAACACGAGAAAAAATCCGTAAAAAAAAAGCTTGAGCCAAAAATAACAAAAGCCGAGTTTATCAAACCAATGCTGGCCAATACGATAAAAAAACCTTTTGATGATGAAGAATGGGTTTTCGAAAACAAATACGACGGTTACCGAACTATAGCTGTCATCAATCCGAACAAAATTGAACTCTTTAGCCGAAACCAAATTTCTTTTAATGCAAATTTCAAACCTATTGTCGAAGAATTAAAAAAAGTAGATCATACAGTAGTTTTAGATGGTGAAATTGTAGTAGAAAATGATTCTGGACGTGCCGACTTTCAAATGCTTCAAAACTATTTAAAAACAGGTATTGGAAACTTAAAATATTATGTTTTTGATCTGTTGAATTTGGATGGAAATATACTAACGGAATTGTCTTTATTGGAAAGAAAAGAACTTCTCAAAATCTTATTTAACAAATATTCTTTTTCCAATATTTTTTATTCGGAACACACTTTTGGCGACGGAATCAAACAATTCAAAATCGCACAACAAAACAAAAGCGAAGGTATTATCGCCAAAAAGGCAACAAGTTCTTATGCTGTTGGAAACAGAAGCAATAATTGGCTTAAAATCAAACTTTCAAATGAAGAGGAGGCCATTATAATTGGTATTACAGAACCTAAAAACTCTAGAAAATATTTTGGTGCTATTCTTCTTGGGCAATACAAGGGAAAAGTATTGAAATACATTGGCAAATGTGGTACCGGCTTTACAGAATCGGTTTTAAAGGAACTTTATGACAAACTGCAACCGTTTTTTACTGAAAAATCGCCTCTTGATGAAAAAATCTCTCTAAGAGATAAAATTCAGTGGGTCAAGCCCAAAATGGTCTGTCAGGTAAAATATTCTGAATGGACTGAAGACAAACATTTGAGACATCCTGTTTATCTGGGTTTGAGAATTGACAAAAAAGCAGAAGAAGTACAATCAAATACAAATAACTCCAATTCAACTCAGAATAAAAATGAAATGAAAGATTCAAAAGAGCATAAAAAAGAAAATGATTATGATTTGAAAGTGGGCAAAAGAGTACTTCATTTAACCAATCAAAACAAGATATATTATCCTGCAGACGGAATCACAAAAGGTGAAATTATTGAATACTACAATGAAGTCGCACCGCTGATTTTGCCGTATTTGAAAAATCGTCCTGAATCACTCAACCGTTTCCCAAATGGAATCAATGCGCCAAGTTTTTATCAAAAAGATATTGATTTGGACAAAACGCCATCTTGGCTTAAAACGCAAAAAATATTCTCAGAATCCAATAATGAAAACATTGATTACCTTATTTGCAATGACAAAGAAACTTTGCTTTATATGGCAAATTTAGGTTGCATCGAAATGAATCCATGGAATTCAACTATAAAAAAAATCCACAATCCTGATTGGCTGGTAATAGATTTGGATCCGGCAACAAAAGATGATTTTGACATCGTAATTAAAACCGCCTTAACCGTAAAAGAAGTTATGGATGAATTGGAAACCGAATGCCTCTGCAAAACTTCAGGCGCTACGGGACTTCATATTTACATTCCGCTTGGCGCGCAATACGACTATGATTCAATCAAGATTTTAGGTGAACTTATTGCCAAAGAAACACAAAGTCGAATTCCTGATATTACAACAATTGAACGCAGCATCAAGAAGAGAAACAACAAACTTTATATCGATTACCTACAAAACCGACGCGGGCAAACCTTGGCAGCACCCTACTCTGTCCGTCCAAAACCTGGAGCTACCGTTTCGACGCCTTTAGAATGGAATGAAGTAAATGAAAAATTGCATCCATCGCAGTTTACAATCAAAAATGTTTTGAGTCGTTTTGAGAAAAAAGGAGATTTGTGGCAACCCGTGTTTTCAAAAGGCGCCAATATTAAAAAGATTATCCAAAAACTAGAAGAAAACCAGCATCACGAGCAAAAATGA
- a CDS encoding Ku protein, translating to MRSIWTGSVSFGLINIPIKMFSAVQESNLDMDMLDKKDHANIKFKRVNENTGKEVDFSNIVKGYMLDDKYVILEDSDFEAADAIKTKTIDIESFVLEKEIQSIYYEQPYYLEPDKGAMNAYGLLRDALQVSGKVGVTRFVLRNKESLAILKPYKNVIVLNRIRFEQEIRATDELKLPPISKSATKEMDMAEKLIDQLTEKFDITGFKDEYTAKLLDIIKKKAKGKVQKASPKLKIVHKQSDDLMSMLKASLETKKKKSS from the coding sequence ATGAGATCAATATGGACAGGCTCAGTAAGTTTCGGATTGATAAATATTCCAATAAAAATGTTTTCGGCAGTTCAGGAAAGCAATCTTGATATGGACATGCTTGACAAAAAAGACCACGCTAATATTAAATTCAAGCGTGTAAATGAAAATACGGGTAAAGAGGTCGATTTTTCGAATATTGTAAAAGGCTATATGCTTGATGATAAATACGTGATTTTAGAAGATTCTGATTTTGAAGCCGCTGATGCCATTAAAACAAAAACAATTGATATTGAAAGTTTTGTTTTGGAAAAAGAAATCCAAAGCATTTATTATGAACAGCCTTATTATTTAGAGCCAGACAAAGGTGCGATGAATGCATATGGCTTATTGCGAGATGCGCTTCAAGTCTCTGGAAAAGTTGGAGTAACGCGTTTTGTTTTGCGAAATAAGGAAAGTTTAGCTATTTTAAAACCGTATAAAAATGTCATTGTTTTAAACCGAATACGGTTTGAACAGGAAATAAGAGCAACAGACGAACTAAAATTACCTCCAATTTCTAAAAGCGCAACCAAAGAAATGGACATGGCCGAAAAACTGATTGACCAGCTCACAGAAAAATTTGACATTACTGGCTTTAAAGATGAATATACCGCCAAACTTTTGGATATTATTAAAAAGAAAGCGAAAGGAAAAGTTCAAAAAGCCAGTCCAAAACTTAAAATAGTACACAAACAGAGCGACGATTTGATGTCAATGCTAAAAGCAAGCTTAGAGACTAAGAAGAAAAAATCTTCTTAG
- a CDS encoding TolC family protein, with product MQKQYFLLFVLLTLSSVNGISQTNYNLQKSLQTAKKNNPVLKGQYYDVDIAQSDIMTAKLRPNLILGFNYIGIATEKNYAPNTGFFNSANTQTNLQLGKVFQLAGTRKNKIDFANQNSVLTQKNYNEIERNLFQDVGLKWVDVWAAQKQLEIVKKASGNLDSLVIINKVRLKNQVITETDLNRTTLLANQYALEIKKAEQNLKNEMFSLKYLMGTQDEINIDSSDDFAFVLPANLDDFLQEGLDKRTDVLASKSILDVANTNINLQKSLAYPQPELGLIYNPQNTIPYVGLYGTVELPFFSRNQGEIKKSGYLKQQAEQNLEATQVLIRTEITNAFNAYQTQKSNLENFSGLLTRSENILKSVKYSYLRGGTTIIDFLEAQRSWLDIQQQYYDSMQEYRRSYITLLYASGLINQIAQ from the coding sequence ATGCAAAAACAGTACTTTCTTTTATTTGTTTTGTTGACTTTGTCTTCGGTCAATGGAATTTCACAAACGAATTACAATCTTCAAAAATCCCTCCAAACAGCAAAGAAAAATAACCCCGTTCTCAAAGGTCAATACTATGATGTAGATATTGCCCAAAGCGATATTATGACGGCGAAATTAAGACCGAATCTAATTTTAGGATTTAATTACATTGGTATTGCTACTGAAAAAAATTATGCGCCTAATACTGGTTTTTTTAATAGTGCCAATACACAAACGAATTTACAATTAGGCAAAGTTTTCCAGCTTGCCGGAACACGTAAGAATAAAATTGATTTTGCCAATCAAAACTCGGTTTTGACACAAAAAAACTATAATGAAATAGAACGTAATCTTTTTCAGGATGTGGGTTTAAAATGGGTTGATGTTTGGGCCGCGCAAAAGCAATTAGAAATAGTGAAAAAAGCAAGCGGTAATTTGGATAGTTTGGTCATTATAAATAAAGTACGTTTGAAAAATCAAGTAATTACAGAAACAGATTTAAATCGTACTACACTATTGGCAAATCAGTATGCATTGGAAATTAAAAAAGCAGAGCAAAATTTAAAAAATGAAATGTTCAGTCTTAAATATTTAATGGGTACTCAGGATGAGATAAATATCGATTCTAGTGATGATTTTGCATTTGTTCTTCCCGCTAATTTAGATGATTTTTTGCAAGAAGGTTTAGATAAACGAACTGATGTTTTGGCTTCTAAATCAATCTTAGATGTGGCCAATACTAATATCAATCTTCAAAAGTCTTTAGCTTATCCGCAACCGGAGCTCGGACTAATTTACAATCCGCAAAATACAATTCCGTATGTGGGTTTATACGGTACAGTTGAACTTCCATTTTTTTCGAGAAATCAGGGAGAAATCAAGAAATCAGGTTACCTAAAACAACAAGCCGAACAAAATCTAGAAGCTACACAGGTCTTGATTCGGACAGAAATAACGAATGCATTTAATGCTTACCAGACTCAAAAAAGCAATCTTGAAAATTTTAGTGGATTGCTGACAAGATCAGAAAATATTTTAAAGAGTGTAAAATATTCCTATTTAAGAGGCGGTACTACCATTATCGATTTTCTGGAAGCACAACGAAGTTGGCTCGATATACAGCAACAATATTATGACTCTATGCAAGAATATAGACGAAGTTATATCACACTATTATACGCTTCAGGACTAATTAATCAAATAGCACAATAA
- a CDS encoding catalase, with protein sequence MKNLQDEKQRDLSANKSDGTNKFLTTDQGVKINDDNNSLKAGERGPSLLEDFILREKITHFDHERIPERIVHARGSGAHGFFEVTNPIPELTKAGFLQEKGLKTPVFVRFSTVAGSRGSTDLARDARGFATKFYTQEGVYDLVANNIPVFFIQDASKFPDLIHAVKPEPHNEMPQAASAHDTFWDFISLMPESMHMIMWVMSDRAIPRSLRMMEGFGVHTFRLVNSENQSVFVKFHWKPKLGTHGVAWDEAQKISGKNSDFHREDLWEAIETGNFPEWELGIQIIPSEDENKYEFDLLDPTKLIPEELVPVTIIGRMVLNKNPDNFFAETEQIAFHPGHIVPGIDFTNDPLLQGRLFSYTDTQLSRLGSPNFHEIPINRSVAPVHNNQRDGHMRQEINQGRVSYHPNSLGGGCPYQAKIAEGGFSSFNERIDSHKVRERSESFNDHFSQARLFFNSQTPEEKSHIVKALRFELGKVQTIEIRVRMLGLLSQVDQKLAEKVADGLGATVPPNLETPINKGISPENEGGNQEPQNRESSVKISDALSMINNPTNSPTIATRKVAILCSDGVSAASVTNLKTALEKEGAQGYLIAPHLGFVRTDSHADLSPDFSFLTASSVLFDAVYVPHSIDLATLEKSDDIKEFLSDAYKHCKVIGADGKASKIITSASFVSEMTDYDPGIVITDDIASPEFAQDFITAMTMHRFWQREKNLYN encoded by the coding sequence ATGAAAAATTTACAAGACGAAAAACAACGTGATTTGTCTGCCAACAAATCAGATGGAACCAACAAATTTTTGACAACAGATCAAGGTGTCAAAATTAATGACGACAATAATTCGCTTAAAGCTGGTGAAAGAGGGCCATCTTTACTGGAAGATTTTATCTTAAGAGAAAAAATTACGCATTTTGATCATGAACGAATTCCAGAAAGAATTGTTCATGCAAGAGGATCTGGAGCGCATGGTTTTTTTGAAGTCACCAACCCAATTCCCGAGTTGACAAAAGCAGGCTTCTTGCAAGAAAAAGGGCTTAAAACGCCCGTCTTTGTGCGTTTTTCTACAGTTGCAGGATCGCGAGGTTCAACAGATCTCGCAAGAGATGCGAGAGGTTTTGCAACCAAATTTTATACTCAAGAAGGCGTTTATGATTTGGTTGCCAATAACATTCCAGTTTTTTTTATACAAGATGCTTCTAAATTCCCTGATCTTATTCATGCGGTAAAACCAGAACCACACAATGAAATGCCTCAAGCAGCCTCTGCTCACGATACTTTTTGGGATTTTATTTCATTAATGCCAGAATCAATGCACATGATTATGTGGGTGATGTCTGATCGTGCTATTCCTAGAAGCCTAAGAATGATGGAAGGTTTTGGTGTTCATACTTTCAGATTAGTAAATAGTGAAAACCAATCTGTTTTTGTGAAATTTCATTGGAAACCCAAATTAGGAACGCATGGAGTAGCTTGGGACGAAGCCCAAAAAATTTCAGGGAAAAATTCAGATTTTCACAGAGAAGACTTATGGGAAGCTATCGAAACGGGAAATTTTCCGGAATGGGAATTGGGCATCCAAATTATTCCATCAGAAGACGAAAATAAATATGAATTTGATTTGCTCGATCCTACCAAACTTATTCCCGAAGAATTAGTACCTGTTACGATTATTGGACGAATGGTTCTCAATAAAAATCCAGACAATTTCTTTGCAGAGACAGAACAAATTGCTTTCCATCCCGGCCATATAGTACCAGGAATTGATTTTACAAATGACCCATTATTACAAGGAAGATTGTTCTCTTATACTGACACTCAACTATCCCGATTGGGAAGCCCAAATTTTCATGAAATCCCAATTAACAGAAGTGTTGCGCCTGTACATAATAATCAGCGCGATGGGCACATGCGCCAAGAAATCAACCAAGGGCGTGTAAGTTATCATCCTAATTCTCTTGGTGGCGGATGTCCTTATCAAGCTAAAATTGCTGAAGGCGGGTTTTCAAGTTTTAATGAACGAATTGATTCACACAAAGTACGAGAAAGAAGCGAAAGCTTTAACGATCATTTTAGTCAGGCAAGATTATTTTTCAACAGTCAAACGCCCGAAGAAAAAAGCCATATTGTAAAAGCGCTTCGTTTTGAACTCGGAAAAGTACAAACTATTGAAATACGAGTAAGAATGCTTGGATTATTGTCGCAAGTTGATCAAAAATTAGCCGAAAAAGTCGCTGATGGACTTGGAGCGACTGTTCCTCCTAATCTTGAAACGCCAATAAACAAAGGTATTTCGCCTGAAAATGAAGGTGGCAATCAAGAACCCCAAAATCGAGAATCATCAGTAAAAATATCAGATGCTTTGAGTATGATTAATAATCCAACGAATTCACCAACTATTGCCACACGAAAAGTCGCCATTCTTTGTTCTGACGGTGTTTCTGCGGCTTCTGTAACGAATTTAAAAACTGCACTAGAAAAAGAAGGTGCTCAAGGCTATCTAATTGCGCCTCATTTAGGATTTGTCAGAACAGATTCTCATGCTGATCTTTCTCCTGATTTTAGTTTTCTTACTGCATCATCAGTATTATTCGATGCCGTTTATGTTCCGCATAGTATTGATTTGGCAACCTTAGAAAAAAGCGATGATATAAAGGAATTTTTAAGTGATGCCTACAAACATTGCAAAGTTATTGGTGCTGATGGCAAAGCTTCTAAAATAATTACCAGCGCATCATTTGTTTCTGAAATGACAGACTATGATCCGGGAATTGTAATTACAGATGATATTGCCTCTCCTGAGTTTGCTCAGGATTTTATTACCGCCATGACCATGCATCGTTTTTGGCAACGTGAAAAAAACTTATACAATTAA
- a CDS encoding polysaccharide lyase, protein MKKLLKLSSLLLVMAAVFYSCGNEQDLNVAQNLEKDEQPVVNNDGAKTANKAAAETAAVAALAGSAGARTITLQTNTLSCPGGLCTSYGVWSEGLYTVWFTMKFNSGFYWSRGGKCGYGILIGDQNTGGDPGWDGNGASARFMWYCPNGSNTAKGNGAYLQPYVYYKDQPGQYGNDFGKKYYIQEGVTYNCQISVKLNTGSNTDGYVKYYVNGTEILNEKIRWVTNDAKRNVNAVSLHTFRGGSQDYWTAPVTSSIYYPSASWDAK, encoded by the coding sequence ATGAAGAAGTTATTAAAATTATCCAGTTTGTTATTAGTTATGGCTGCAGTGTTTTATTCCTGCGGAAATGAACAAGATTTAAATGTCGCCCAAAATCTTGAAAAAGACGAGCAACCTGTTGTAAACAATGACGGCGCAAAAACGGCCAACAAAGCCGCCGCTGAAACTGCCGCAGTTGCTGCATTAGCAGGAAGTGCCGGAGCAAGAACAATTACATTGCAAACCAATACATTGTCGTGTCCTGGCGGTTTGTGTACCTCTTACGGCGTTTGGTCAGAAGGGCTTTATACGGTTTGGTTTACAATGAAATTCAACTCAGGATTTTATTGGAGCCGAGGCGGTAAATGCGGATACGGAATCTTGATTGGTGACCAAAACACGGGTGGAGATCCGGGTTGGGATGGAAATGGTGCTAGTGCCCGATTTATGTGGTATTGCCCAAATGGTTCAAATACTGCAAAAGGAAATGGCGCTTACCTTCAGCCTTATGTTTACTACAAAGATCAGCCGGGACAATATGGTAATGATTTCGGAAAAAAGTATTACATCCAAGAAGGCGTTACTTATAACTGTCAAATCTCTGTTAAGCTCAACACAGGATCAAATACTGACGGATACGTCAAATATTACGTGAATGGTACCGAAATATTAAATGAAAAAATTCGTTGGGTCACTAACGATGCGAAGCGAAATGTTAATGCTGTAAGTCTTCATACTTTCCGCGGCGGCAGCCAAGATTATTGGACAGCGCCAGTAACAAGTTCAATTTATTATCCAAGTGCTTCTTGGGATGCTAAATAA